The region GAACACGCAGGGTGACCCCGTGGCGCCGGGCGTACTCGACGGCCCTGATATACAAAACTTTTGCTCCGGATGCTGCGAGCTCGAGCATCTCTTCGCTGGTGATCACGTCGATCTTCTTGGCGGCGGGAACCACCCGGGGGTCGGCGGTGAAGATGCCGTCGACGTCGGTGTAGATCTCGCAGACCTCGGCGCCGAGCGCCGCGGCGAGGGCGACGGCGGTGGTGTCGGAGCCGCCGCGACCGAGCGTGGTGATGTCGCCGGTTCCGCGGTTGAAGCCCTGGAAGCCCGCGACGATAGCGACGTAGCCGGAGTCGAGGGCGTCGCGCACGCGCTTCGGCGTGACGTCGACGATGCGCGCCGAGCCGTGCTGCGCGTCGGTGATCATGCCGGCCTGGCTCCCCGTGTAGGAGCGGGCCTCGACGCCGAGGCTCTTGATCGCCATGGCGAGCAGGGCCATCGAGATGCGTTCGCCCGCGGTCAGCAGCATGTCGAGCTCGCGGCCGGACGGAACGGGCACGACCTGTTCGGCGAGGTCGAGCAGCTCGTCGGTGGTGTCGCCCATGGCGCTCACGACGACGACGACCTCGTGGCCGGCCTTGCGGGTTTCGACGATGCGCTTGGCGACTCGTTTGAGACCCTCGGCATCGGCAACGGAGGATCCGCCGTACTTCTGTACGATCAGGCTCACGTGGTTCTCCTGCGGTTCGAAGGTGCGGCCGGCTTCCGGCCCAATGTGCGATTCTAGCGGGCGCTCTCGCTGTGTTACGGCGTTAGTGCTCCGCGAGCCTGCGGCCCTCGAAGGCCCGGCCGAGGGTGACCTCGTCGGCGTACTCGAGGTCGCCGCCGACGGGGAGACCGGAGGCGAGGCGCGTGACCCGCAGGTTCGGTTGCTGCAGCAGACGGGTCAGATAGGTGGCCGTCGCCTCGCCCTCGAGGTTGGGGTCGGTCGCGATGATGACCTCGGTGACGACGCCGTCGCTGAGCCGCTGCATGAGCTGGCGGATGCGCAGGTCGTCGGGGCCGATGCCGTCGATCGGGCTGATCGCACCGCCGAGCACGTGGTACAGGCCCTTGAACTCGCGGGTGCGTTCGACGGCCACGACGTCTTTCGCCTCTTCGACGACGCAGATGGTGGAGGGCGAGCGACGCGGATCGCGGCAGATGCTGCAGGTCTCCGTCTCGGTCACGTTGCCGCAGATGATGCAGAAGCGCACCTTGTCGCGCACCTCGGTGAGCACCTCGGCGAGACGGCTGACGTCGAAACTCTCGGTCTGCAGGATGTGGAACGCGATGCGCTGCGCCGACTTCGGGCCGATGCCGGGCAGGCGGCCGAGTTCGTCGATGAGTTCTTGGACGATTCCTTCGTACACGGTTTAGAAGTCCTTCGGTACGACGCGGGGCGCCACGGGTTGTTCTTCGATGAAACTCGCGCCGAGGATCTCGCGCACGACGGATTCCCCGTAGCGCGCGTCGTCGGCGGTGGGCACCGGCACGACCTTCGCGGCGGGCCTGCGGGCCGCGGCACGCTGGGCCTGCAGCTCCTCTTCGGTCGGCGCGCTCGGCGGGATGGCCGCGACCGCCCAACCGCCCGGCTCGACGTCGGGCTCGGTGGGTTCGGGGGCCTCGTCGTCGGCGGGCGGCGCGGTGCGGGTCTGGGTCGGCGTCGCGGACGGGGCGGATGTCACGGACGACACGGGTGCCGCCGGCTGGGCCGGGCGCCCGGGGGCCGAGTCGGGCGCGAGGTTCAACTGCGCGAGGAACTTGACCCGCAGACCCAGCACGTCGATGATCGCGCTGCGCAGGATGGAGCTGACGCCCTCGCCGGCCGGGGTGAGCTCTTTGAACTTGGCCTGGTCGGTCTGGTTGGAGAAAACGAGCGCGAGCACGTCGCCGTCGAGGGCACGCACGCTCGCGTTGAACACGACGGTCCACGCGTTCATGTTCGCCTTCTGAACCGACTCGAGCACCTCGGGCCAGGCGTCCTTCATCTGCTGCAGGGTGACGGTGGTGGCGGGTGCCGGCTCGGCGGAGGGGGCGCTCGATTCGATCGCGGAGCCCGCTTCGGTCGCCGAGCCTGTCGACGCGCTCGATTCGGTCGCCGAGCCTGCTTCGGTCGCTGAGCCCGTCGAAGCGCCTGCTTCGGTCGCCGAGCCTGCCGAAGCGTTCTCGACGCCGGGAGCAGCCGCGGCCGACTCGGGGGCCGGCTGCACGGGCGTGTTCGTCGAGACGGCGGGCGCCGACTCGAGTTCGGCGACGGCCTCCTCGACGGGGACCTCGCCAGACGTGTCGACAGGACGATCTGCCTCCGCCGCGCGCTCGACAGGAGCCGATGCGGCCGTGGGCGCATCCGGTCCTGTTGACGGGGTGGGGGCGGTGGCGGCGGGCGGGGTTGCTGCCGGCGGGTTGGCTGACGACGGGGTCGAGGCAGTCGGCTCGGCCGGCGTCGCGCGCGGCGCACCGGGCACCGCGACGGCTGGCCACGACGAGGTGGCGGCGATCGGCTGGGCCGGAGCCTGAGCCGGGGCGGGCGGCTCGACAGGACGAACGGGCTCGGGCGCACGCTCGACAGGGCGGTTCGGGCTCGTGGCGCCGGCCGATCCTGTTGACGGTGCGCGGGTCGGCTCGGGAGCACGCGCCGGAGCCGGCGCCCTGACGGGTTCGGCGCGTGACGCGGCCGGGTGCGGCGCGGCGGCACCCGTGACGGCGCCGCCCTCGACGCCGACGCGACGCTCGAGGCGTTCGACGCGCACGAGGGCGCCGCGCTCGGTGTCGTCGCTGGCGGGAACCAGGATGCGCGCGACCATCAGCTCGAGGTGCAGCCGCGGCGAGGTCGCCCCGGTCATCTCGGTGAGGGCGGCGTTCACGATGTCTGCGGTGCGCGAGAGCTCGGCCTGGCCGAAGCTGGCGGCCTGCTGGCTCATGCGGGTGAGTTCGTCGGCCGGGATCCCGCGCAGCACGGCGGCGGCGTGGTCGGCCGTCGCGGCGACGATGATCAGGTCGCGGAGGCGCTCGAGCAGGTCTTCGACGAATCGGCGGGGGTCTTGGCCCGTCTGGATGACCCGGTCGACTGCGTCGAACACGGCGGCGTTGTCGCGCTGGCCGATCGACTCGACGGCCTCGTTGAGCAGGGTGCCCGGCGTGTAGCCGAGCAGGGCGACGGCCCGGTCGTATTCGACGACGGTGCCCTCGGAGCCCGCGATCAGCTGGTCGAGCAGCGACAGCGTGTCGCGCACCGAGCCGCCGCCCGCCCGCACCACGAGTGACAGCACGCCGGGTTCGACGGTGACCTTCTCGCTGTCGCAGAGCTGCTGCACGTACTCGAGCATCTGGGCGGGCGGCACGAGCCGGAAAGGATAGTGGTGCGTGCGCGACCGGATGGTGCCGATGACCTTCTCGGGCTCGGTCGTGGCGAAGATGAACTTGACGTGCTCCGGCGGCTCTTCGACGATCTTGAGCAGCGCGTTGAATCCGGTGGACGTGACCATGTGGGCCTCGTCGAGGATGAAGATCTTGTAGCGGTCGCGGGCCGGGGCGAAGATGGCGCGTTCGCGCAGGTCGCGGGCGTCGTCGACGCCACCGTGGCTGGCCGCGTCGATCTCGACCACGTCGAGCGATCCGCCGCCGTCGCGGGAGAGCTCGACACACGAGGGGCACACGCCGCACGGGGTGTCGGTGGGACCCTCGGCGCAGTTCAGGCAGCGGGCCAGGATGCGGGCCGAGGTGGTCTTGCCGCATCCGCGGGGCCCGCTGAACAGGTAGGCGTGGTTCACCCGGTCGGTGCGCAGCGCGGTGCGCAGCGGATCGGTCACCTGCGACTGGCCGATGAGTTCAGCAAAAGTCTCTGGCCGATAACGGCGATACAGCGCGGTAACCACCTGTAAAGAGTAGCCGCCGCGACCGACAGTCGTCGGCGGGTGTGGATTGTCGCGCGCGGCTCCGGAGCGCGGGTCAGAAGTCGGTGTGACCGAGCTCCGGAGCTGCGACGAAACGGGCGACAGGGTCGGCGATCGCGAGGGTCTCGAACACGACGATCTCGTTACGTCCGGGGCGCAGAAGCGGGCCGGGAACGTAGAGCGTCTCGCCCGGGCCGCGGCCCCAGTAGCGGCCGAGGTCGAAGCCGTTCACAAACGCGTTGCCCTTTCCCCAGCCGACGGTGCTGAGGAAGAGGTCGGTCGGTTCGTCGACGTCGAAGGAGCCGCCGGCGAACGCCGGGCCCGCGATCGAACCCGCGGATGCCCCGCGAGGGTCGGCGTCGAGGCTCGCCTCCGCGGGCAGCGCGTCCACCGCGAGCGGCAGGACCTCCCACGCGGAGAGCGGTTCGCCGTCGAGCAGCGCGGGACCGATGAGCCCCTTGTCTTCGCCGATGCGCGGACCGTAGTTCACCCTCCCCTGGTCTTCGACCAGGATCTCGAGCACGCCGGCACCGGGCACGGTGAGGGCGGAGTCGTGGTGGTCGCGGCTGAGCACGCCGACCGGGGCTCCGTCGAGGAAGACCTGCGCCCGGTCGCGAACCTCGCCGAAGGAGAGCACTCCGCCCGACCCGACCGTCGTGCGGTAGAGCGCGAAGCCGCGGAAATGGCCGATCTCGTCGAGCGTCGGCAGGTGGTCGTACCCTGCCCACGTGCCGAGCTTCGAGGAGGGAGAGAACAGTGCGTCGGACAACGAGATCGAACGGTCGAGCGCCACCTCGAACACCGGTGCCGGCGCGGAAGCCGTCGGTACCTCGTCGGGGACCGGGGCGTACTTGGCGATCACGTCGCGGAAGGCCCAGAACTTCGGGCCGGGCTCGCCCGACTCGGTGAGCGGGGCGTCGTAGTCGTATGACGTGACCGTGGGCTGGTAGACGCCCTTGTCGTTGGCGCCGTTCGTGAGGCCGAAGTTGGTTCCGCCGTGGAACATGTAGAGGTTCACGGATGCGCCGGTGGCGAGCAGCTCGTCGAGTTCCGCGGCTGCTTCCGCGGCTCCGGTCGTGTGGTGGTGCGCGCCCCAGAAGTCGAACCAGCCGTTCCAGAATTCGGCGCACATGAGCGGGCCGGTCGGCTGGTGCCGGCGCAGCGTGGCGAGGCGTTCGTTCGCGCGCGAGCCGAACGACGCCGTCTTGTGCAGGCCGGGCAGGCCGCCGTCGGCGAGCATCTGGTCGGTGGGCTGGTCGATCGTGGTGAGCGGCACGGTGATTCCGCCCGAACGGTTCAACTCGACGAGCGCGGCCAGGTAGTCCTTGTCGTCGCTGTAGGCGCCGTATTCGTTCTCGATCTGCACGAGGATCACGGGGCCGCCGCGGTCGATCTGGCGCTCGGCCACGATCGGCAGCAGGGCGTCGAAGTACTCGGAGATCGCCTCCATGTAGTGCGGCTCGTTGCGTCGCACGCCCACCTCGGGGTTGGTGAACAGCCAGGCGGGCAGGCCGCCGTTGTCCCACTCGGCGCAGATGTAGGGCCCTGGACGCACGATCGCGTACAGGCCCTCGGCGGCGATGAGGTCGAGGAAACGGGCGAGGTCGAGTCCGGCCCGCGTGTCGAACGTGCCGCGCACCGGCGAGTGCTCGTTCCACGGCACGTACGTCTCGATCGTGTTGAGCCCCATGAGCCGTGCCTTGTGGATGCGGTCGGCCCAGAGGTCGGGGTGCACGCGGAAGTAGTGCAGCGCTCCGGAGAGGATGCGGAACGGTTCCCCGTCGAGCAGGAAGTCCTCCTCGCCGATGGCGAACGTGCGGCCGGGGGTAGACGGACCGGGCTGGGTGCTGGCGCTCACGCGACGGCTCCTTCTTTTTCGGAACGGGTGCTCGGGGTCGCGACGGCGATGCGCACAATCGACCACGAGAGCGGGGGAAGTTCTGCGGTGAGGCGGCCGTCGACGAGTGCGACGGAATCGAGCGGCACGGGCACGACGGTGTCCGGGTCCGCCAAGGTGTTGGCGCTGAAGCGCGAGCCGCCCTCGGGGGCGTGGATGCTGAGCGCGTCGGAGACGGCGGTGGCGGCGACCGGCAGGTCGACGGTGATCGACAGCGGCGTGGTGACGTCGCGGTTCACGAGCAGCAGCACGAGTTCGCCGTCGTCGGCATTCGAGACGACGACGGCGTCGAGAAGGTCGACGGCCCCGTAGCGGGCGGTGTCCACGACGGGCGACTCAACGGTCGACCGCAGGACGGTTCCGCGCGCGGCGGCCGCCGTGAGCGCGAAGGGGTGGAACGTGGTCTGGCGCCAGGCCGGGCCGTCGGGTTCCGAACGGATGGGCGCGATGACGTTCACGAGCTGCGCGAGGTTCGCCATCGAGACGCGGTCGGCGTTGCGCAGCAGTGACATGAGCAGCGATCCGACGACGACCGCGTCGGTGACCGAGTATTCGTCCTCGATGATGCGCGGGTGCTCGTTCCAACCGCCGTCGAACAGCGGCGGTTTGTCGACCTCGTTGAAGCGCGACTGGTACCAGACGTTCCACTCGTCGACGCTGATGCCGATGGTCTTCTCGAGCCCCTGTTCGGCGAGGACCTCGTCGATGATCGCGGCGACCGAGCCGATGTACCGGTCGAGGCCGACGCCGGAGGCGAGGAAGCTGGCGACGTCTCCCCCGGTCTCCTCGTAGTAGGCGTGCAGCGAGATGTGGTCGATCACGTCGGCGGAGTGCTCGAGCACGGTGCGCTCCCAGCTGCCGAAGGTGGGCATGTCGGCGTTCGAGCTGCCGGCGGCGACGAGCTCGATCGACGGGTCGACCCACTTCATCACCCGGCCGGTCTCGGCGGCGAGGCGGCCGTACTCGTCGGCGGTCTTGTGGCCGATCTGCCAGGGGCCGTCCATCTCGTTGCCGAGGCACCAGAGCGTGATGCCGAACGGCTCCTCGCGTCCGTTGGCGCGACGCGCGTCGGAACGGGCGGTGCCGCCCGGGTGGTTCGAGTACTCGAGCAGGGCGGCCGCGTCCTCGATGCCGCGGGTGCCGAGGTTCACCGCCTGCATGATCTCGAGCCCCGCGTCATCCGCCCATTCGGCGAATTCGTGCAACCCGACCTCGTTGGTCTCCACGCTGTGCCACGCGACGTCGAGGCGCACGGGGCGGCTCTCGCGCGGGCCGACGCTGTCTTCCCAGCGGAAACCGGAGACGAAATTACCGCCTGGATAGCGGATGACGCTTGCCCCGAGTTCGCGCACGAGCTCGAGCACGTCCGCGCGGAAGCCCTGGGTATTGGCGGTGGGATGCCCCGGCTCGTAGATGCCGGTGTAGACGGCGCGGCCCATGTGCTCGACGAACGAGCCGAAGAGCCGGTCGGTGATCCGCGCCACTGGCTCGTCGAGGTGGACGCGGAGATGGGCCTTGGCCACGGGGATCCCTAAGTGTCGAAAACGGGAGCGGGCGGCGCCGTTCGCACGGCGCCGCCCACCTTTTGAACTACTTGTTGACGGTGAAGCCCTGCTCGTTTCCGTAGTCGGCGCTGGCCTTCTGCCAGGCCTCCAGGCCCTCGTTCAGGTCGCCCTTGTCGGCGTACGACTGGCCGACCGTGTCGTTGAAGATGCTGTTCGAGTAGACCTGGAACGGGAGGTAGCTCCAGCCGGGAACGACGTCTTCGATGCTCGACGCGAGCAGCTCGTTGACCTTCTGGCCGCCGAAGTAGGGGTCTTCCGCGTTCAGGAACGCATCGGACTCGAGGTCGGCGACGGTCGACGGGAAGCCGCCGGCGGCGAGGGAGATCTGCGTTCCCTCACCCTCGTTCATGTACTGCAGGAAGCCGGCCGCGACGAGCTTGTTCTTGCTCTGCTTGAGGATGGCGTCTCCACCGCCGCCGTTCTCGGCGTTGGCGGCGACTCCGGCC is a window of Conyzicola nivalis DNA encoding:
- a CDS encoding aspartate kinase, yielding MSLIVQKYGGSSVADAEGLKRVAKRIVETRKAGHEVVVVVSAMGDTTDELLDLAEQVVPVPSGRELDMLLTAGERISMALLAMAIKSLGVEARSYTGSQAGMITDAQHGSARIVDVTPKRVRDALDSGYVAIVAGFQGFNRGTGDITTLGRGGSDTTAVALAAALGAEVCEIYTDVDGIFTADPRVVPAAKKIDVITSEEMLELAASGAKVLYIRAVEYARRHGVTLRVRSSFNNNEGTLVTNPKDGEIVEEPIITGVAADLSEAKITVVGVPDIPGKAAQIFTIVAKTNANIDMIVQNVSSASGLTDISFTLPKSDAATVITALTAEQPDVGFDSLQHDDQIGKLAVVGAGMRTNAGVTAKLFTALFDAGINIEMISTSEIRISVVTRADTVNEAMRVVHSAFGLDGDTEAVVHGGTGR
- the recR gene encoding recombination mediator RecR → MYEGIVQELIDELGRLPGIGPKSAQRIAFHILQTESFDVSRLAEVLTEVRDKVRFCIICGNVTETETCSICRDPRRSPSTICVVEEAKDVVAVERTREFKGLYHVLGGAISPIDGIGPDDLRIRQLMQRLSDGVVTEVIIATDPNLEGEATATYLTRLLQQPNLRVTRLASGLPVGGDLEYADEVTLGRAFEGRRLAEH
- a CDS encoding DNA polymerase III subunit gamma and tau; protein product: MVTALYRRYRPETFAELIGQSQVTDPLRTALRTDRVNHAYLFSGPRGCGKTTSARILARCLNCAEGPTDTPCGVCPSCVELSRDGGGSLDVVEIDAASHGGVDDARDLRERAIFAPARDRYKIFILDEAHMVTSTGFNALLKIVEEPPEHVKFIFATTEPEKVIGTIRSRTHHYPFRLVPPAQMLEYVQQLCDSEKVTVEPGVLSLVVRAGGGSVRDTLSLLDQLIAGSEGTVVEYDRAVALLGYTPGTLLNEAVESIGQRDNAAVFDAVDRVIQTGQDPRRFVEDLLERLRDLIIVAATADHAAAVLRGIPADELTRMSQQAASFGQAELSRTADIVNAALTEMTGATSPRLHLELMVARILVPASDDTERGALVRVERLERRVGVEGGAVTGAAAPHPAASRAEPVRAPAPARAPEPTRAPSTGSAGATSPNRPVERAPEPVRPVEPPAPAQAPAQPIAATSSWPAVAVPGAPRATPAEPTASTPSSANPPAATPPAATAPTPSTGPDAPTAASAPVERAAEADRPVDTSGEVPVEEAVAELESAPAVSTNTPVQPAPESAAAAPGVENASAGSATEAGASTGSATEAGSATESSASTGSATEAGSAIESSAPSAEPAPATTVTLQQMKDAWPEVLESVQKANMNAWTVVFNASVRALDGDVLALVFSNQTDQAKFKELTPAGEGVSSILRSAIIDVLGLRVKFLAQLNLAPDSAPGRPAQPAAPVSSVTSAPSATPTQTRTAPPADDEAPEPTEPDVEPGGWAVAAIPPSAPTEEELQAQRAAARRPAAKVVPVPTADDARYGESVVREILGASFIEEQPVAPRVVPKDF
- a CDS encoding glycoside hydrolase family 35 protein — protein: MSASTQPGPSTPGRTFAIGEEDFLLDGEPFRILSGALHYFRVHPDLWADRIHKARLMGLNTIETYVPWNEHSPVRGTFDTRAGLDLARFLDLIAAEGLYAIVRPGPYICAEWDNGGLPAWLFTNPEVGVRRNEPHYMEAISEYFDALLPIVAERQIDRGGPVILVQIENEYGAYSDDKDYLAALVELNRSGGITVPLTTIDQPTDQMLADGGLPGLHKTASFGSRANERLATLRRHQPTGPLMCAEFWNGWFDFWGAHHHTTGAAEAAAELDELLATGASVNLYMFHGGTNFGLTNGANDKGVYQPTVTSYDYDAPLTESGEPGPKFWAFRDVIAKYAPVPDEVPTASAPAPVFEVALDRSISLSDALFSPSSKLGTWAGYDHLPTLDEIGHFRGFALYRTTVGSGGVLSFGEVRDRAQVFLDGAPVGVLSRDHHDSALTVPGAGVLEILVEDQGRVNYGPRIGEDKGLIGPALLDGEPLSAWEVLPLAVDALPAEASLDADPRGASAGSIAGPAFAGGSFDVDEPTDLFLSTVGWGKGNAFVNGFDLGRYWGRGPGETLYVPGPLLRPGRNEIVVFETLAIADPVARFVAAPELGHTDF
- the arfA gene encoding arabinosylfuranosidase ArfA, producing MAKAHLRVHLDEPVARITDRLFGSFVEHMGRAVYTGIYEPGHPTANTQGFRADVLELVRELGASVIRYPGGNFVSGFRWEDSVGPRESRPVRLDVAWHSVETNEVGLHEFAEWADDAGLEIMQAVNLGTRGIEDAAALLEYSNHPGGTARSDARRANGREEPFGITLWCLGNEMDGPWQIGHKTADEYGRLAAETGRVMKWVDPSIELVAAGSSNADMPTFGSWERTVLEHSADVIDHISLHAYYEETGGDVASFLASGVGLDRYIGSVAAIIDEVLAEQGLEKTIGISVDEWNVWYQSRFNEVDKPPLFDGGWNEHPRIIEDEYSVTDAVVVGSLLMSLLRNADRVSMANLAQLVNVIAPIRSEPDGPAWRQTTFHPFALTAAAARGTVLRSTVESPVVDTARYGAVDLLDAVVVSNADDGELVLLLVNRDVTTPLSITVDLPVAATAVSDALSIHAPEGGSRFSANTLADPDTVVPVPLDSVALVDGRLTAELPPLSWSIVRIAVATPSTRSEKEGAVA